Below is a window of Gossypium hirsutum isolate 1008001.06 chromosome A12, Gossypium_hirsutum_v2.1, whole genome shotgun sequence DNA.
GAATGACAAAAAAGAATATTATCAAATTTCAAgagttttggaaaagaaaaactattgattttttGAAGTTTACTTTGAAGTGTGTCATTAGTTTAAAATATCATGTTTCATATTTGTCATACCTCCTACAAGAGAGGACACATGACAAGTTGAAAGACCACCGAAAGGATGAACTCTGCTGCTATAATTTTGGAAGGTCGTTGGAACCCTCACCTCCCATTCCTTCAGCCTCCCAGACTTTTGGATAAAAACGTGATCTTCTTGGTCACCAAACCTCATGTGGGTTCAGCTACTCTGTACTATCAAATCAGAATGAATGACAAAATTTGTCCTATTACAAACATCCTAGTCCCATCGAAGACATCTGCCTCATGCATTCCGCAATGATGATTAGATGACAAGTTCAACATGCTAACACCATCCTACATGGGATCCTCGCCTATAAATACCTCCAAGAACGATAGAGAAGGGATTGATTCTCAAGTATACAAAGCCTATACTCTATCAACTTACTTTGAGTACTTAGTCCTTGCGTTCTCTCCACCTTCACTCCTTATAACCTCCAACTCCCTGCCTCGACTGAATGAACTAACCACCGTAACCACTACCTCATCTTCCTCCTACTTCTTTCCTCATTGTATCACTAAATCAGCAATATTCATTTAGCCAAgtgtagcaaaaaaaaaaaatcaaacaattgCATTTAACCTGTAAAAAAAGTATGAAACCTGGTGGGATTAAATGTAAaagttaaagttttcaaaattataatgAGTCGAATAAATATGTCTTGTATTtaaaataaccatatcatatattACAATGAGGCAGATAATTATGTCATATTATTTAATGACTGATTCagattattttaaagtttaacgGTGATGTTAAGATTTGTTCTAATATTGATTCAGTTATATTCGATTTTCTTATATTtgtaagttattttttaaaaaaataatacaaaaatcaaaTCATTAATCAATAGGAGATtattaaactctttttttttcctttatatttttatttttcattttcacggTCAGCTATGATTCATTGTTCCACTTTAAAATGAGGTGCCGCGTTAGTTGTCGTGATTTGTCCACTTGGCAGTAGGGCCCACTACTTTAGAGTGGCTCCCACGTATCTACCACTTGTAATCTATTAACACTACGGTCAAGTACCACCATTTATGTACGAACTCAGACCGGCtgcctaatatttttttatggttaAATTCCACTCATGGTCATTCAATTATTAGTAACTTTACATTTTAATAACCCAATTATGTaaagttataatttaatcattgaattattcgaaaTTGATCATTTAAGTCACTACTTCATAAAATTACTCACACATCAACGTGAACCATTAGTTCACTATTTCTCAAATACACTTTTCATTTTGCTCATGTAGTCACATTGACATAGTTTGGCAACTTTTTGTGATTCCACCTTTGTGGCaaaatcattgaattattcaaaattatGAGTAAGTTCTCGTCTTGATCAATGATCACGTTGACAATATTAACAAGTTAATGAATGGATGACTTAAATGATTAATTTCGAATAACtaagtgactaaattgtaacattttataattgtctaattaaaatataaatttattgttagTTGAGTGAACATGGTGTGGTTTACTTTTTTAGGTCAAAATTTTCTATTAGCCCTTGTACTTTGCATAAGTTATGGGTTTAgtccttataatttaatttggtaaatcttagtccttgtactttttaaattttaaattccattAATGAAGTGGTTAAATCCATTTGATTAAATTTCCTATTAGTGTTATACCATGCataaagttgtagatttaatccATGTCTTCCAGTTGTAGattaaattttagtcttaataCAAAATGACAACCATTAAATCTAAAAACTAACTTTTTTTGTGAGTAATAGCAAACtaacatgacattacacatatgataatatatttgtcacattagattttagaaataacaaaattttaatgaatttaataactaCCATTTGGTCATGActgaaattctaaaatttgaaaagatctaaaactgatcaaattaaaatacagatattaaatccacaatttacacatagtataaggactaatagtaaaatttaacccTTCTTTTTTAGTTTATTCACCACTCTCATCTATTTAAACCACAACTCCACCTCTAACAAGTTTCAAACTCTCTAGTGTCACCCCATCTCGAAACCCTGTTTCCTCCATTTTTAACCCTTCCATAGCTCTTATAATTACATCCCTAATTCCCctccccccttttttttcttggttCATCTTCATGTTCTACATCTACCCTTCTTGAGGCGGCCTATAaagattacaaaataataataattagcaGGCTACTTTATATATAGTAATGAAATACTCAGTTGCAGAGAAGGGTTCTTGTTGttactaattactaaactaagctTTTTAATTCCATGAGAAAGATAAGAGGATTCAAGATCGGAAAACGGGTTATCCGATTTTCAAAGTGGGTCATCGGCAAAGCTCGGAGGAAACCATATGGATACCGTCGTTTAAAACAGGGAGGACTGTTTAGCAAATCAAACTCTTTGTCCAAGTTCATCAACTGGGGTCGCCGGTTGAAAAACGCGGCTAAATCTATATGTTCGGTGAAACTCGGGTCTGGTTATGGACCCATAGAGGAAAAACCGATTGAAGTTCCGAAAGGTCATTTGGCCGTCTACGTCGGTCGAAGAAACGGCGGCGATTTTCATAGAGTGTTGGTGCcggttatttattttaatcaccCTTTGTTCGGCGAGCTATTAAGAGAAGTTGAAAAGGAGTATGGGTTTTGTCACCAAGGTGGAATCATGATTCCCTGTGGGTTCTCGGAATTTGAGAAGGTTCAGACCCGGATCGCCGCCGGAACCGTCGGAAGGAAAGTCGCTTGGAAGCGTCACTATTGAGAGGCTGCCGCCGCCGACGTTGGTAGTGGTAAATGTAGTCGATAATTAATTCTGGAATGGATTGTGATAATGATGTTTTTGTATACTAAACATTTTCGATGGTGTAATGAATTTTCTGGTGTACATTAtagaaaggttaaaatatgccattcAACCCTATAttctttacaaatttaaaatttaaaatttaatacctatacttttatttttaggatctAATTTCtcgacttttaaattttaaaattcagattcattgttaacattgttaaatttattagtgtggcatctgaaatataaaaaaaaatatccaCTTGATagtaatgtaactaaaaaataggACACTGTaattaacctaaatttaacaaaataattttaatagttagacttaaattttaaaatatataaaatagaaaaactaaaattttaaaagtaaaagtataaagaataaaatttaaattcacgAAAAATAGTACTATATTTAACtttacagaaaatatttttatttataaatgagtaattcattttaaatttaatatatgatattatataaataattatttatgtggAAAATATGACTAATAATTGTGATTGATTGTGATTTTGATAATAAGTATATGATTATAATTTGCTATGGTATCCTTTTCCTTCTCAAACTTTTTCTACAAACTTTAGCCAATAGTTGATAGCATAGatttaaaatgattaaacaaGTTGCATGATATTTGTATAAAGGTTACCTCttgatatgatatttttatatttaaaggtataaaatttaaatttttgttacaaAGCGGATGGCATAATTTGAATTACTTGATGGGTTTCGAATTGATTTAATTTGGATGGATATTTTCTTTTTTGGAAAGTGGATATCGAGTAAGATGGGTAGAATGGTTACGGTAATTATTTGCCCCTCCCGTTCCACCCCTACTCCagtatatgaaattatcattttatccttaTATATAACTATCAAAAgggtaaaaatatcataaaatatcataaaaattcatatattttatgtttaaattttttttaaagaattatgtCTAAATATTTACTTGACTTAAAAATATTGACAATATTAAAGACAAatagcaaaaattaaattgaagtggGATGGGATCAGGTGGGGTGGGGATGTATGCATCTAAAATTTATGGAGCTgttagtaatttttaaaattatatatctaTAGTGGAGTGGGGTGAGTGATGGAGCAGGCCAATTATGGAAAGACGGTGAATTTAGCAATAGTCACTTCCGCCCTGCTCAATTGTCATCCCTAACAATGAGGTATTGTTGGCAAAAGCTAAGGCTTTGAACCCTTAAGTATCTAAATTCAAGTCTCATTACACTCTACTGTAATATGTGAGTTTTTAGTCTTACCATGTTAAATTACTATGAGTGGGTTTAATTTTCTTATACTTCGATtctttgtatatttatattttgtattagtttaattctttattatttaacttaTAAACTTGTTAAgattaacttaaaaaatatatttattagaatTGTTATAACTTAAagaaagtgaatttttttttaaactttaagattaaaagaaaaagaaagtaggCAAATGGTGTGTGTCACCATAAGTGTCCTAGTCATGCACCTTGAATGTGTCAGTGACAAATCCTATAGTGGATATGGAAATCACAAGTAGAGTCACCATATAGACAAATTCTGCCACTACTTTTTTATGTATAAAAATGGATCTTTTTTTATAGTCTAATTAAATGACCTTAAGCTATTTACCACATATAAAGCACCCTGTACCATGTCCATGTGGTCCATCATTTTACCTATATACTCAACCCACCCATGTGCAATGCATCATTGCTTCCATTTTCATCTAAACCACCCATAAAAACCTTATAAAGAATTATCATATTCATATCTTTcacatataattcataaaaagaaTAAGGGTTGGTTTCCCTCACTAGAATGCAGCTTTGGCAAGAGACATACTATAATGCTTAACTATATAGTGATTTCCATGTCGGTTATAAGTTATACTATGAAAGAATTTAAGTTTAAaaactataattaaaattattgaaagaatcaataataaattttaaaagaattaatcttCATAAATAGTATGATATCTCATTATGATGTGCTCATAAATTGAGAAGTCTTGTTATATTAAACTTTTAACCAAAATAAGCTAATAGGACAAATAATTGGCCATAAAATTGAATTGATATGAATGTAGCACATTTTATAGtcagttatttatttttttaaagagcatttgtaataaaaaaaattaatcattattattGATTGTGGAtaccttaattaaaaaaaaagtttaaaaccgAATATGATCTGCTACTAGATAACTTGTACTAATTGGCATTCATGAATGGCTTAAACCATGAATAGTTTCAAGTTTTATGTAAGTAGGGATCGACTCATAAAGGACTAAAGTGACTCTTGCTTAAGTGGTTTGATGGTGGAATGCATCAAAGCTCTctactacaaaaaaaaaaaagacggtAAAATGTTGACCCTAATCTATAAACTTGTCCACGGGTTAAGTGGTCCGTTTCGACTTAAGCTAGGCATAAATAAGGATttgtcatttttaaaattaaaaaaaaagtcatttctatttaaaatttGCTAGCTTTATAAACACCTTTTATATACATTTAggttataatattatatatttaatttttatatgatataaattaaataatatataaaaataaaagaaagtaacatattatataaaatttgaaaacaagttGGGTTAAATTgggtttaaattttgaatattaaaattcaaGCCTGATTCATATATTAAGTGCTCTTAAACTACTAATTTTGTTCCATTTTACCTAAAAAAATTATGACATCTAATGAAAATATGCCCCGTGTCATGTCCTTATTAGTTGATATCATTTTCCGGAAAACTAA
It encodes the following:
- the LOC107893912 gene encoding auxin-responsive protein SAUR36, whose product is MRKIRGFKIGKRVIRFSKWVIGKARRKPYGYRRLKQGGLFSKSNSLSKFINWGRRLKNAAKSICSVKLGSGYGPIEEKPIEVPKGHLAVYVGRRNGGDFHRVLVPVIYFNHPLFGELLREVEKEYGFCHQGGIMIPCGFSEFEKVQTRIAAGTVGRKVAWKRHY